A window of the Thermodesulfobacteriota bacterium genome harbors these coding sequences:
- the glk gene encoding glucokinase, producing MERFPAHVPSSLWVAPEPTLLLAADIGGTKANLALFRAQGGPLVPVREATVPTAAYPSAAALVKSFLGENPPGLAGACIGVAGPIRRGRVQAPNLPWTVAEEELAALGVPRVLLINDLVATAHGLGELPEDRFALLQGGCPDPEGNEALLAAGTGLGQTVLYGCGGRRVPAASEGGHVDFAPADEVQVELWRFLRARFGRVSVERVLSGPGLCLIHEFLEQSGRGGTGACVRERMARQDPAAVIAEEGLREGDPTCVAALDLFVRVYGAAAGNLALTALATAGVFLAGGIAPKILPKLREGAFLEAFCAKGRLAGLLEEVPVRVVLDPKAALYGAGRCAARAAGA from the coding sequence ATGGAGCGGTTTCCGGCCCACGTGCCCTCCTCGCTCTGGGTTGCCCCCGAGCCGACCCTGCTGCTTGCCGCCGATATCGGCGGCACCAAGGCGAACCTGGCCCTCTTCCGCGCGCAAGGCGGCCCCCTCGTCCCCGTGCGGGAGGCCACGGTGCCCACCGCAGCCTACCCGAGTGCGGCTGCCCTGGTGAAGAGCTTCCTGGGGGAGAACCCCCCGGGGCTGGCCGGAGCGTGCATCGGCGTGGCCGGCCCCATCCGGAGGGGCAGGGTACAGGCGCCGAACCTGCCCTGGACCGTCGCGGAGGAAGAGCTCGCCGCCCTGGGAGTGCCGCGGGTGCTCCTGATCAACGATCTGGTCGCCACCGCCCACGGCCTGGGCGAGCTCCCGGAAGACCGGTTCGCGCTCCTCCAGGGGGGCTGCCCCGACCCGGAGGGCAACGAGGCCCTGCTCGCGGCCGGTACCGGGCTGGGCCAGACGGTGCTGTACGGCTGCGGCGGCCGCCGGGTGCCGGCGGCCTCGGAGGGGGGCCACGTGGATTTTGCGCCCGCCGACGAGGTCCAGGTGGAGCTCTGGCGGTTCCTTCGGGCGCGCTTCGGACGGGTGAGCGTCGAGCGGGTTCTCTCGGGGCCCGGGCTGTGCCTCATCCACGAGTTCCTGGAGCAGAGCGGCCGGGGCGGGACTGGGGCCTGCGTGCGGGAGCGGATGGCCCGGCAGGACCCTGCCGCCGTGATCGCGGAGGAAGGGCTGCGGGAAGGAGACCCCACCTGCGTCGCCGCCCTGGATCTCTTCGTGCGGGTGTACGGAGCGGCGGCGGGCAACCTGGCCCTCACCGCCCTGGCCACCGCAGGGGTATTCCTGGCGGGGGGCATCGCCCCCAAGATCCTCCCGAAACTCCGGGAGGGGGCCTTCCTCGAGGCCTTTTGCGCCAAGGGGCGGCTGGCGGGCCTCTTGGAGGAGGTGCCGGTCCGGGTGGTGCTGGACCCCAAGGCCGCCCTCTACGGGGCCGGCCGCTGCGCCGCCCGGGCTGCCGGAGCCTAG
- a CDS encoding D-alanine--D-alanine ligase, whose protein sequence is MARTRIAVLLGGRSAEREVSLRTGAAVAEALRRPGREVVEVDAGPGLARMLEELRPDAAFIALHGRWGEDGTVQGLLEMLGIPYTGSGVLASALAMDKGMSKVVFRALGVPTPDFQVLGPDAGLEDLDLAPPLVAKPVREGSTIGVAVAREAAQVPAALAAARAHGTEILVEKFVEGREVTLGVLDGEPLPLVEIVPEKGFYDYESKYTPGRTRYLCPAPLEDDTAREAVGAGSAAYRALGCAGAARVDLMIDASGRPWVLEANTIPGMTPTSLLPKAAAEAGMTFAELAERILAGAGLKA, encoded by the coding sequence ATGGCACGGACACGCATCGCCGTACTGCTGGGAGGCCGGAGCGCCGAGCGCGAGGTGAGTCTGCGCACCGGCGCGGCCGTGGCGGAGGCCCTCCGGAGGCCGGGCCGCGAGGTGGTGGAGGTGGACGCGGGCCCCGGCCTGGCCCGGATGCTCGAAGAGCTGCGCCCCGACGCCGCGTTCATCGCCCTCCACGGGCGGTGGGGAGAAGACGGGACGGTGCAGGGCCTCCTGGAGATGCTCGGCATCCCCTACACCGGCTCCGGGGTCCTGGCGAGCGCGCTCGCCATGGACAAGGGGATGTCGAAGGTCGTGTTCCGGGCCCTGGGGGTGCCCACCCCCGACTTCCAGGTCCTGGGCCCCGACGCAGGCCTGGAGGACCTGGACCTCGCGCCGCCCCTGGTGGCCAAGCCCGTGCGGGAGGGCTCCACCATCGGCGTCGCCGTGGCCCGGGAGGCCGCCCAGGTCCCGGCGGCCCTGGCCGCGGCCCGGGCCCACGGCACGGAGATCCTGGTGGAGAAGTTCGTAGAGGGGCGGGAGGTCACCCTGGGGGTCCTGGACGGGGAGCCCCTGCCGCTCGTGGAGATCGTGCCGGAAAAGGGGTTCTACGACTACGAGTCCAAGTACACCCCCGGCCGCACCCGCTACCTCTGCCCCGCGCCCCTGGAAGACGACACGGCGCGCGAGGCCGTGGGGGCCGGGTCCGCCGCCTACCGGGCCCTGGGATGTGCCGGAGCGGCCCGGGTGGACCTGATGATCGACGCCTCCGGTCGCCCCTGGGTGCTGGAAGCCAACACCATCCCGGGCATGACCCCCACGAGCCTCCTGCCCAAGGCGGCGGCGGAGGCCGGGATGACGTTTGCCGAGCTGGCCGAGCGCATCCTGGCCGGCGCGGGGCTCAAGGCCTGA
- a CDS encoding prolyl oligopeptidase family serine peptidase, with protein MIARLRAVLRAGGYSYLLYVPPEGPGGGPRPLLLFLHGIGERGSHLEEVARHGPPREVEAGRDLPFVVAAPQCPAGHFWSLPLLGELLDHLLDAHPVDPDRVYLTGLSMGAHAAWALGVAQPWRFAALAPVCGSGDPRKAGRLARVPVWAFHGTQDPVVPVASSRTMVAALRRCGGQAELTEYPDAGHDAWTRTYEGDALYRWFLRHSRPRARTPAPAQGTPPGEAPG; from the coding sequence GTGATCGCGCGGCTGCGCGCCGTGCTCCGGGCCGGCGGCTATTCCTACCTTCTCTACGTGCCGCCGGAAGGGCCGGGCGGGGGGCCCCGGCCCCTGCTCCTCTTCCTCCACGGCATCGGCGAACGGGGGAGCCACCTGGAAGAAGTGGCCCGCCACGGCCCGCCACGGGAGGTGGAAGCCGGGCGGGACCTGCCCTTCGTGGTCGCCGCGCCCCAGTGCCCCGCCGGTCACTTCTGGTCCCTCCCCCTCCTGGGAGAGCTTCTGGACCACCTCCTGGACGCCCATCCCGTGGACCCGGACCGGGTCTACCTGACGGGGCTGAGCATGGGTGCCCACGCCGCGTGGGCCCTGGGGGTGGCCCAGCCCTGGCGCTTCGCCGCCCTGGCGCCCGTGTGCGGCAGCGGCGACCCGCGAAAGGCCGGGCGCCTGGCCCGGGTGCCCGTGTGGGCCTTCCACGGCACCCAGGACCCCGTGGTCCCCGTGGCGTCCTCCCGCACCATGGTGGCCGCGCTGCGCCGCTGCGGCGGCCAGGCCGAGCTCACCGAGTACCCCGACGCGGGCCACGACGCCTGGACGCGCACCTACGAGGGCGACGCGCTCTACCGGTGGTTCCTGCGCCACTCTCGCCCCCGCGCCCGAACCCCGGCCCCCGCCCAAGGCACACCGCCGGGCGAGGCCCCTGGGTAA
- a CDS encoding FtsQ-type POTRA domain-containing protein, producing the protein MERLRPVAAFAWVLGSVALAAVLYAGFRAGSGLHPFVLGSVAVEGARRTAPEEVIRAAGVQTGMSLFQVEVAQVRQLVEALPWVRRARVVRQLPGSLLVELEEWEPRCLVRLDRLYYLTAEAHVVQAPLDQGLDFPVLTGLTWPDLEARGPVREGLLELLALLEAGALGDEASEIHADPEEGFTVYTPSRGGTGIRLGREDLEEKLRRLERLRRHLARRGQAAHSVDLSAEDKIVARLHPGDGKEPRAGKGARP; encoded by the coding sequence ATGGAGCGGCTTCGGCCCGTGGCGGCCTTCGCGTGGGTGCTGGGGAGCGTGGCGCTGGCCGCTGTGCTCTACGCGGGGTTTCGCGCGGGGTCGGGCCTCCACCCCTTCGTCCTGGGGTCCGTGGCGGTGGAGGGCGCCCGGCGCACCGCCCCGGAAGAGGTCATCCGGGCTGCCGGGGTGCAGACCGGCATGAGCCTCTTCCAGGTGGAGGTGGCCCAGGTGCGCCAGCTCGTGGAAGCGCTGCCCTGGGTGCGCCGGGCGCGGGTGGTGCGGCAGCTCCCGGGGAGCCTCCTGGTGGAGCTCGAGGAGTGGGAGCCCCGGTGCCTGGTGCGCCTGGACCGGCTCTACTACCTCACGGCCGAGGCCCACGTGGTGCAGGCCCCCCTGGACCAGGGGCTCGACTTCCCGGTGCTCACGGGGCTCACCTGGCCCGACCTGGAAGCCCGGGGGCCGGTGCGGGAGGGACTCCTGGAGCTCCTGGCCCTCCTGGAAGCCGGGGCGCTGGGGGACGAGGCCAGCGAGATCCACGCCGACCCGGAGGAGGGCTTTACCGTCTACACCCCCTCCCGCGGCGGCACCGGCATCCGCCTGGGCCGGGAGGATCTGGAGGAGAAGCTGCGCCGGCTGGAGCGGTTGCGCCGCCACCTGGCCAGGCGGGGGCAGGCGGCCCACAGCGTGGATCTTTCGGCGGAGGACAAGATCGTGGCGCGGCTCCACCCGGGGGACGGGAAGGAGCCCAGGGCCGGGAAGGGAGCCAGGCCGTGA
- the ftsZ gene encoding cell division protein FtsZ, translated as MTKFRIEDTPHFSATIRVVGVGGGGGNAVNTMVASGIPGVDFIVANTDAQALKTSLAPVKIQLGGGFTRGLGAGANPEVGRQAALEDTAAIADALTGADMVFVTAGMGGGTGTGASPIIARIARECGALTVGVVTKPFAFEGRRRLRQANDGIEELKEAVDTLITIPNERLLSIAGRHASIVDAFSLVDDVLRRAVKGISDLITTSGLINVDFADVRTVMSEKGLALMGTGFHKGDNRAVLAAQDAISSPLLDNMSIEGARGVLINITGPSTMTLAEVTEAATLIQEVAHEDANIIFGQVIDDSLDDAVLVTVIATGFGQAKAEAPPLEVVRLTRPEKEAAVNRDEPTFIRKRREATSAVAVTRVVNSDVELEDEYDVPTFLRRQAD; from the coding sequence ATGACGAAGTTTCGCATCGAAGACACGCCGCACTTCAGCGCCACCATCCGGGTCGTCGGGGTCGGCGGGGGGGGCGGCAACGCCGTGAACACCATGGTGGCCTCGGGAATCCCGGGAGTCGACTTCATCGTCGCCAACACCGACGCCCAGGCCCTCAAGACGAGTCTCGCCCCGGTGAAGATCCAGCTCGGGGGGGGCTTCACCCGGGGCCTGGGGGCCGGCGCCAACCCCGAGGTGGGCCGCCAGGCCGCCCTGGAAGACACGGCGGCCATCGCCGACGCCCTCACCGGAGCCGACATGGTCTTCGTGACCGCCGGCATGGGCGGGGGTACGGGCACCGGCGCGAGCCCCATCATCGCCCGCATCGCCCGGGAGTGCGGCGCCCTCACCGTGGGGGTCGTCACCAAGCCCTTCGCCTTCGAGGGCAGGCGACGCCTGCGCCAGGCCAACGACGGCATCGAAGAGCTCAAGGAGGCCGTGGACACCCTCATCACCATCCCCAACGAGCGCCTCCTCTCCATCGCCGGTCGCCACGCCTCCATCGTCGACGCCTTCTCCCTGGTGGACGACGTGCTGCGCCGGGCGGTCAAGGGCATCAGCGACCTCATCACCACCTCGGGCCTCATCAACGTGGACTTCGCCGACGTGCGCACAGTCATGAGCGAGAAGGGCCTGGCCCTCATGGGCACCGGCTTCCACAAGGGCGACAACCGGGCGGTGCTCGCCGCCCAGGACGCCATCTCGAGCCCGCTGCTGGACAACATGAGCATCGAGGGCGCCCGGGGCGTGCTCATCAACATCACCGGCCCCTCCACCATGACGCTGGCCGAGGTCACCGAGGCCGCCACCCTCATCCAGGAGGTCGCCCACGAGGACGCCAACATCATCTTCGGCCAAGTGATCGACGACTCCCTGGACGACGCGGTCCTCGTCACCGTGATCGCCACCGGCTTCGGCCAGGCCAAGGCCGAAGCCCCCCCCCTCGAGGTGGTGCGCCTCACCCGCCCCGAGAAGGAGGCGGCCGTGAACCGCGACGAGCCCACCTTCATCCGCAAGCGCCGGGAGGCCACCTCCGCCGTCGCCGTGACCCGGGTCGTCAACTCCGACGTGGAGCTCGAAGACGAGTACGACGTCCCGACCTTCCTGCGAAGGCAGGCGGACTGA
- a CDS encoding prolyl oligopeptidase family serine peptidase, producing the protein MPRPSKVLEERLTLHSEGLRLAVFAARPADRAGRLPAVEIHHGGGGYDTFYEDLAILLAERGFVGVAMAHRGNPGSEGRTEYGRGEVADIGHLSEELCRRADVDPGRLGIVGYSRGAHSALLALERFDFFRAAVLWSPPVEMERHVRLHPWIAQLIGATPEEAPEQYALRSPLPRAGEIRCPLLILHGEEDDVVPPEHSLLLARELERTHRPFELELLPGEGHTWSAAGFAAVWGRTVSFLEHHLLPRR; encoded by the coding sequence GTGCCCAGGCCATCGAAGGTCCTCGAAGAACGGCTCACCCTCCACAGCGAGGGACTGCGCCTGGCGGTATTCGCGGCCCGGCCGGCGGACCGCGCCGGACGCCTCCCCGCGGTCGAGATCCACCACGGCGGCGGCGGATACGACACCTTCTACGAGGACCTCGCGATCCTCCTGGCGGAGCGAGGCTTCGTCGGGGTGGCCATGGCCCACCGGGGCAACCCCGGCTCGGAGGGCCGGACGGAGTATGGGAGAGGGGAGGTCGCCGACATCGGCCACCTCTCGGAGGAGCTGTGCCGCCGGGCCGACGTGGACCCGGGCCGGCTGGGAATCGTCGGCTACTCCCGAGGGGCCCACAGCGCCCTCCTGGCCCTCGAGCGCTTCGACTTCTTCCGGGCCGCGGTCCTCTGGAGCCCGCCGGTGGAGATGGAGCGGCACGTGCGCCTCCACCCCTGGATCGCCCAGCTCATCGGCGCCACCCCCGAGGAGGCGCCGGAGCAGTACGCCCTGCGCTCCCCCCTGCCCCGCGCCGGCGAGATCCGTTGCCCGCTCCTCATCCTCCACGGCGAAGAGGACGACGTCGTGCCGCCCGAGCACTCGCTGCTGCTCGCCCGGGAGCTGGAGCGGACCCACAGACCCTTCGAGCTCGAGCTCCTGCCCGGCGAAGGCCACACCTGGTCGGCGGCGGGCTTTGCGGCCGTCTGGGGGCGCACCGTGTCGTTCCTGGAACACCACCTCCTCCCCCGCCGGTGA
- the ftsA gene encoding cell division protein FtsA, with the protein MRGNAELVVGLDIGTTKICAVVGEAGPEGVRILGYGTHPSRGLRKGVVINIEATVQSIKKAVEEAELMSDREIRRVYAGIAGGHIKGFNSHGAIALKNREVSPADVRRVIDAARAVAIPMDREVIHIIPQEYIIDDQDGIKEPLGMSGVRFEARVHIVTGAVTSAQNIVKCCNRAGLEVVDIILEPLASAEAVLTDDERELGVCLVDMGGGTTDIAVVGGGAVKHTSVLALGGNHVTNDIAVGLRTPAGEAEKIKRRFGCCLTSLVGKDETVEVPSVGERRPRVLNRRILAEIVEPRMEELFGLVRQDLEKSGVQDLVAAGVVLTGGGSSLMGAPDLAERVFGLPVRRGTPQEPEGLVEALRDPAYATGVGLVLYAARKRDDLPRELDADDENLFAKVTRRMKAWFKDFF; encoded by the coding sequence GTGAGGGGAAACGCGGAGCTCGTGGTCGGCCTCGACATCGGCACCACCAAGATCTGCGCGGTGGTGGGCGAAGCGGGGCCGGAAGGGGTGCGCATCCTGGGGTACGGCACCCACCCCTCCCGGGGCCTGCGCAAGGGGGTGGTCATCAACATCGAGGCCACCGTGCAGTCCATCAAGAAGGCCGTGGAGGAAGCGGAGCTCATGTCGGATCGGGAGATCCGGCGGGTCTACGCCGGCATCGCCGGAGGCCACATCAAGGGCTTCAACAGCCACGGCGCCATCGCCCTCAAGAACCGGGAGGTGAGTCCCGCCGACGTGCGCCGGGTGATCGACGCGGCCCGGGCGGTGGCCATCCCCATGGACCGGGAGGTCATCCACATCATCCCCCAGGAGTACATCATCGACGACCAGGACGGCATCAAGGAGCCCCTGGGGATGAGCGGGGTGCGGTTCGAGGCCCGGGTGCACATCGTCACCGGGGCGGTGACGAGCGCCCAGAACATCGTCAAGTGCTGCAACCGGGCGGGCCTGGAGGTGGTTGACATCATCCTCGAGCCCCTGGCGAGCGCCGAGGCCGTGCTCACCGACGACGAGCGGGAGCTCGGGGTATGCCTGGTGGACATGGGGGGCGGCACCACCGACATCGCGGTGGTGGGCGGCGGGGCGGTCAAGCACACCTCGGTGCTCGCCCTGGGGGGCAACCACGTGACCAACGACATCGCCGTGGGGCTGCGCACCCCCGCGGGGGAAGCGGAGAAGATCAAGCGCCGCTTCGGGTGCTGCCTGACGAGCCTCGTGGGCAAGGACGAGACCGTGGAGGTGCCCAGCGTGGGCGAGCGGCGGCCCCGGGTGCTCAACCGGCGCATCCTGGCCGAGATCGTGGAGCCCCGCATGGAGGAGCTCTTCGGCCTGGTGCGCCAGGACCTGGAGAAGAGCGGCGTCCAGGACCTGGTGGCCGCCGGGGTGGTGCTCACCGGGGGCGGCTCGAGCCTCATGGGCGCCCCCGACCTGGCGGAGCGGGTCTTCGGGCTCCCCGTGCGGCGCGGCACCCCCCAGGAGCCGGAAGGGCTGGTGGAGGCCCTGCGCGACCCGGCCTACGCCACGGGGGTAGGCCTGGTGCTCTATGCCGCCCGCAAGCGCGACGACCTGCCCCGAGAGCTCGACGCCGACGACGAAAACCTCTTTGCCAAGGTGACCCGGCGCATGAAGGCCTGGTTCAAGGATTTCTTCTGA